GCAGGTGTCGGGGTCAGAGTTCATCGTGGATTTCCTGGAGGAGAAACTGGGGGTCAACCTGAACAAGAACCTCACCCCACAAGAAATCGCCGTGTCCAGAGCAGTAACCAAAATGGTTGAGGAGCACCTCTACTGGTATGGggattacacacacacattaatagTATGGAGAAATGGTACATTATGAAAGACTGGATTTATATTACAGCTTGGTACTAACTTGGATCAGTTTATTTGAAACTGCAACTTTGGCATGCTAATAAAAATATCCAGAGGGCTTGTTCCCTGACAGACTGTCTAGCTTTATTTAGACATAATGCTCTTTATTTTGCTGTGGGCTGATACTGTCCTCAGGGTTCCTGATTTGCTGATGTGTGGAGTCACACCAGAGCGGCCGGAATAAACATAGGCTGTTCCTGCTTGTAGGAAATATTTTTCACCTCTCTtccaacagacacacacacacacagagtgttttccaTTACCTAAaagctctatccatcttccacCTATCCTTTGTAGCCGTTTCAGTCCCATCCCTTTGATAACATCAGGACGCATCATGAAGAACCTTGTTTTAACCCCACACTCAGCTGCAAGCTCAGTTGTTTGTCAGATGAGGACAGTAGCAGAGGTCAGTCATGTAACCCACATCCTGTTTCACTCTTTCCTGCTCCTGACTGCTTTCTCAGCTACTACCTCCACCTGACATATTTAGACCCACATCTAGAACCAATGGGCTGAATTATTTATAAAGAGCAACTTGACAGCTCATTGctctttacattataaaatacaTGCTAGCATCAGTGGGGTGTATTATGAGCCCCGGAGACTGTAGCCTGCATCTTGCTTGATAATATCATACTACTGCTGCTTGTGGTTTTTATAATTAGTGtgtatttaatgaaatatattCAGTCACTATATGAGCCTTTTGGCCTGAGTTAAGAAAGCTGTCACTTAGCACTTGGTGCCTGTACCCTGGCTATATCCTGTAAATATTCAACCTCGTCTGAGCATCtgagtttttagttttatttttagcaaaGCTGGGCCTGTCTTTGGGATGTCagataatttaaaaagtatGCAGCCAGACATGATATTAGCCAGAGTCTTTGATTCAGTTTCTGCCCAGCAACCAGTCATACACATTATATAAAACGAGTGCTGCTGCACATTAGGAGCGTTTCCATCTTACAGTTTGCATCCTACGAAAGGAAGTCTGATATCAGGCTTCAGAGCTTGTAGATGAACTGATAGGGTGAAGTTCATCATGACATGTTGATATATTTCAGGTACACATAGGATGCCAAATCCAACAGTGAGAACCGAACATTCTGAGATTTAATTAGGATTAATGGTATAATAACATTATGGTTTGTGTTTGTTGCAAACGCTACCGCCAACTAGCTTCACAGTTATGTTAATTCTATTCTTCATTTAGATACAGAGTCTCTTTCAACACGTAATGTGCtgctaaaatattttagaagtACTTTTAGGAAATACTAAATCTGGTGTGATAAAACAGAGAACATAAAAAAAGGAATAGGATCCATCTAGGGGATCGTTCTAATAGAGGTTGTAATATCGTCTTGCTTTGCTAAAGGCCTTTTTCAATGTAAACATGTCATTATCAAAAATGTCTGCTGGAATTCATTATCTGGAGGTGAAATCCCTATTATTGCAATTAAATCAAAGTAGTTTTTATTCTCAGTAATGTTTTCAACTCTTGTTATGCTGTGTGTTCCCTCAGGACTATAGCCTACTGCCAGTGGGTGGACAACGTAGAAGAAACCCAGAAGCTGCTGGCAATGAACGGTCCTCTAAGTGACACCCTAAAGTGGCTGCTGAGCCATCTGAATGGCAGCGTAGTGCGCAGAGAGATGTACGGCCACGGCATCGGCCGTTTCTCCAAGGAGGAGGTCTACACGCTAATGGAGAAGGACCTGAGAACACTGGCCACTCTGCTGGGTAGGAACAGCAATCCTTGAGCTCATGTATTATCAGGCTTTCGTGGTTGTAGTGTATTATGATGCTAGTCTATATGGGTCTCACATTTAAGGCTAATTAGCTCAGCTGAAGGAGTTTATgtcagaaaatgatttttatgtAAGCACCCAGTTAGCAATGGTCAGGTGGAGGACTGAAAAATAGATTTGTATTgatctttttctccatttaatgaatgttttttgtgaaaaaatggAAAGTCATTCTCAGAGTGAAATAATCTGTGCACTAATCCAAAACATGGCTACTCCACTTATTGTTTGCTTTGTGCAAATGccagatgttttcattttacaatACTCACAAAAGGTTagggatatttggcttttgGGTGAAGTTTTAGGATGAACATAAATGCACTATATTATTTACAGGTGAACAATAGTTCACctttaatgtaatgtaatgttatGTCCAGTTGTTCACTGTTACAGTACCTTTTGCACAActtgctgttctctaacaaagagCTTAACAGCTAAATTCACGACAGGTGAATCAACCAATTAGTTTCCTGGTTCAATCAGAGTTGGTATTTAAACAGTcctcttcataatgctgttcaCACTTTGACATCATGACATCAAGACGTCCCCTAACAACTGATCAACGGTACCTCACCATTGTGAGGCTTTAAACAGGATGTGGCCACTGAGCTTTGAGTGTCATCAGTAGGTTGCAACAGAGATTGAGAGAGACTGGAGACTGGAAGAGGCACAGTAAGGCatagaattcaattcaattcaaaaatactttattaatcccaaagggaaattaaatgtcgttgtagctcattatgaaggtttcttcaaagagacgttgtagatgctgatggctgtgggcaggaaggatctcctgtagcgctccgtcttacagcagatctgaagaagcctctgactgaagacactctgttgttgtaggacagtctcatgaagaggatgctcagagttctccataatgttcttcattttatgaagaatccgtctttccagaAGTGGGCGTCCTTTGACCACATCACACACTGTTGACTGCTTCATTAgaacagtgccctgcaaaacTGGATGATGAATGCCACTCCACTCCATGCACATTTAAGGGAGGTGAGAGGCACCTAAGCGTCACGTCAGACCATTTGAAATTGTTTACATCAGTGTGGTCTATGTGCTAGACGACCTGCAAGGGTACTTGACCGCACCACCAGGCACAAGCGTCATGGTCTTGCATGGGCCAGGGAGCATTTACAATGGACGAGGGGCCAGTGAGCCTCAGTGCTGTTGAAAGTTGATTCGCGCTGAGCCGCCTACGATGTTGGAGACATCAAGGAGAGTGCATCAGCCACTGTTGTCTCCAGACGAGCTTTTGGTGATGGTGGTgttacagtgtgggcaggtgtgtcTAGTCAATACAAAACTGCTCTGCACTTCGTCATTGGTACTATGACAAGCCCATACTAGCTGAATAACATCATTATTCCATCATTGTTCCCCTGCATGAACAACACAGACCTAATTTTATCATGATGGACGACAATGCTCCAACTCATTAGGGAACGACTGCTGGAGACTGGGATACCTTGAATGGAGTGGCCTCCACTTTCTCCTGACCTGATACCATAGAAAACTTATGGGGCCAGCTGAGTGGCCGTCTTGAGGCTCGTAACTCTGGACCCCAGAACTTCAATGACCTGAGGACCATCCTTCAAGAAGGGTGTGATGCTATGCCTCAGCAGACAAGAAGTTCACTTGTGACCAGCATGAGCTGTCGTTGACAAGCGGTAGTTAATGCTCAAAGGCACATGACACGTTATTGAGATGGACATTTTTGTGTTATGGTATACCTACTGCtattgttggtttttgttttaataaattgtttaaGATGAGAACATCTTCATTGAATGCTctactttcatgatataataTGTTTTACGTTTTCAATTCATTTCACCAAAAGCCCAATATCCCTAACTTTTAGTAAGTAGTATAAATGTATTGTTGCTACTTTTCCAGCCCGAGGAATGACGATGAAAAATAACTACTTACTTTGCTATATCTGACAGATACACGGCCTGGACAGTAGTCTGGAAGGTAGTTGGCAATTTATCAAAGGCTGGAAAGTAACTGGCACATGGCTTAATCAGGATAAATAGTAGTTTGCAGTACATACTTGCAACAAGTTTGACATAAACAAATATGACGTGATGTAGTGGCGTATGACCAGCTGAGTTTGTGCTGTGAAATGTCTGCATTCAATGTATCTGTTGTTTGTCATGCAGGGGATAAGAAATACTTTATGGGCTCTAAGATGTCAACATTAGATGCCACAGTGTTCGGCCATCTAGCTCAGGCTATGTGGACTCTACCTGGGACCCGGCCAGAACAACTTATCAAAGGTCAgcttttttgtcaggaccttttcacattttgtcacattacaaccacaaacttcagttgaattaatttggattttttttggatTGAATAACACACAGTAGTACACAATTAGAGAAAACAATGTGGTTTTTACAAGGCTTTACTGATAAAACTTGAAGTTTAGCATAAGTCAACAACTTTTAGAGACACTTTCTGCTACAGtcgcaagtcttttggggtatgtctctaccagcttcgcACATCTTTCTAACTATAGTTATAACTGTAGTTATAACTTAACTTCtgtcaaatttaatttaaactaaAACGTATTTGATAGATAAATGGTAATCGTAGAAATCTTAAACTGTGTACATAGATCTACCTGTCATTATTATAAAGCACCTCCCCACATTTGAAAAATAAGCACCACTGGTGaactttaaattaaagttgATTCATACAAATCTGAAGAAATCAGTGaaagttatttgttttacaCACTAGAACTTTAACTTTCAAATTTGATAAGTCCAAGTGTTACAGATTTTAAAACTGAGCTATATTAAGTTGGTTCAGATACCCTTTACCTCACTCCTAAATCAGAGGCTACCTCAGCATCATGTTGAATCATTTTGGAACATACAGATAATAAAAGCTAATGAGGTAAATTATACTAGAATGTTATCCTTACTAACTGACATAATACTAACAGAAAAAAGATAACATTTAGAAATTTTAGTCTGGAAAATTGTGgacatttgaaattaaaaatatcctCTGAGCAACAGTTTAGCTCTTATCAACCAAACAACTGCTAACGACGCCAGTTAAAATCACTATTTGAAGGTTAAAGATACAATGAAACTGACACGTACAGAAGCTTTCCTGTAAAGCTTGGAAAAGTTGTGGAATATTTGggatttttaaaggttttgttgGCAGCGTTTAATAGTGTTGATGTTTTAGGTTTTTACCACCAGAGGGCTGTGGTGTTTTGCAAAGCAAAGTGATGCACACTTTTGAGCGATCTGCTGTTTGATCCTTATCAAGCTTATCAAGATCAGTGTTTCATAGGTAAACAGGCCTCAGTATCATCTGGTGGGGAGTTACTAATCGCTTTTTCTCATTAAACTGCGGGAAACATACTAAAATAGTCTTCAGGGACGTGACGGTGTTGCAGAGGAAATACGTGCAACCCATATGCAGCCAGAAGATTCGgtcctcgacgcagctgtcgcgggttcgactcctggcttCCTGCTCCCTCCACcgctttcctgtcagcttactgtaaaacaaataagaaaaataaaggccactattgctgcaaacaaaacataaaaattagcTTTCAGTCACAAGTGCAGTTGTTCCTTCTAAAGATGAGAGAAACAAAGCTTTCACAATGAGACCTCAACACATTTAAATACTATGCACTTTACATATAGATCTCTAAAACAATCTCTCTATAAGATCTAGAAGTTAAAGCATTGCTATAACATGATGGTTTAGCCTCCACTTCTAACAGATGTGATGATTATAATGTGATCTGTTAAATACATACATGTTCACCTACTGAATACTGATCTTGAGAAAAGCAATAAGGACCAATACACTGATATATGTTCAAAACACTTCTTAGCTGGAATTTATGAAACTTCTTGAGCTAAAGTGTTTTTCACTGATACACATTTTTGGAAAAGACCTTCAACAATATGTTAGATTTTACAGTAATCAAAACCTCTGATGTTATCGTTTCTACCAACAGTATTATGACTTGCAGTGTGAAAAGAGAATTACTTGTTCTGATGCAGTAGCTTTTGCAAAGTGTTTAAAACTCtttatttgtttactttagGACCACAAACCTCAGCATGTGTTACTGGAACTGTATGTGCCCCAAATGCCATTTTTTGTTTGCACAAAAAATGGCATTTGGGGCGTGTTGCATGCGATTTTCAAAGACTGAGAGTGCAACGGATAACAGATGCAAAATAGGTGCAGACCGccatatttaaatgaggaaattgtgtGGAACAAGAGGAcaagcaaacagatcctctcTGCTGTGGCGCTTGAAACATGTAGAGGATGTTGCCCTGGATCATTgtgaatgatccagttgctgcaAGATACCAATGCAGGAATCATTTGTTGTGTTGTAATGTGGTACCAAGGTAATGTATCAAGCGATAGGCTCTTCATCAAACCAGAGATCAGATTCTGATGAAGAGGCTGTTTCTTGAAATGTTACTTGGTGCAAACCTATTTGGTCCCCCCAgtccttccaggattgccctgaatttagctccatacatcCTCCCTTGAACTCGACccaacttccctgtccctgtgGAAGAAATCAACCTTGGGGAAACTGGTTGTGGGTGCTGTGCAATGTTAGCCTTCTACAACACATAGCATGTATATCAAAAACCTCAACTTCAGCCTCACCTGTCCGTTTAGGCATTTGGCCATGACTTAGAGGTTTGCAGCTGTACCATGAGGACCTAAACACTGCTCTGtgaaacttctccacagctttgtCCCAgaaatgtctgctgtgttccttggttttcatgataaAGTtcgttcactaatgttctctaagaaacctgtgaggacttcacagaacaactggattcATATTGAGGTTAAGCTAAACACAGCTGCACTCCATTtactaattactttattgttctGGACTTTATTTAAGAATTTCAGAGTTAATGGGGTTGAATAAAACTGTGCATGCTTTTCAGATATTaactacaaaaacattttaaaaaatgtttatccttttccttttctttacaaGTATgcattactttttattttatcacatacaatcccaataaaatacaaaactgaaatttgtggttgtaattgtgacaaaatgtggaaaaacttaaggggtatgaatacttttacagagGCACTGCACCTGAACCCGCAGtgtcaaaaaaaaagaaaaatccgtGTTTTCATACTTGCAAACTTCTCATGTGAAATGAAAAAGATGAAAGTTCTTCGATACCTCGTTGGAGGTTTAAGCTCTTGCTCTACATGTGACCCAGTTGTGGCTGATGTCTCCTCAGGAGAGCTGATCAACCTGGCCATGTTCTGCGAACGGATGCGAAGAAAGTTCTGGCCCGAGTGGTTCGTGGAGGTGGAGGATCTTTATTACGATGGAGACAGCGAGAGCAGCACCAGTAGCACCCCTGCATGCCTGTTGGACTTTGGCCTGTTCTCCAGGACTGACACTCTAGATGACAGTGACAGCAGCAGCCAGTcagccagacacacacacaccccttcCCCTGAGTCGGACCACTCACTTTTTGATTCGGACATGGGGACGGGCTCTGAAAATGACATTCAGCTCAAAGAGGAAATAATGCCAGACCTGGAGGTTTGAGTTGTGACTGATTAACAAAGTGGGACTGACAGGAAAACTGGAATAGTCAATGTGGCAGGCAGCTGTGTGGTTGCACATGAACAACCTGTCCAGATGACCGTTTGCATATCTGGGGAAACTATTCCAGGTTCTCCACTGACAAAACCCAGCATGTTACCGCTTCCTTCTGACTGGGTGTTTATATGCAGAGGATACAAAGTAAACCTCCTAAAACATGTAGTGTGCCGTTTGTCCCGTTCTGTATCACCTGAACTGTCACATCGGCAGTTCATCTTTGCCTTATTTGTCTCATTCTCAGATACAGAAGTCGCCCTGAAAGTTGCACCAACTAAATATCTGATCTCGTGCAGCGATGGGGAGAAGGGTTGCAGACAAGACAGTTGGCACTTCACTTGCTATGAAATGATTCAACTAATCACCATTCTGCCATGTGTCAAAACGCATAAATCCATTCAAACAGGTGGGGATTGATCGTGTGGATCAAAAGGAACAGCTGCCGTGTCTCTGCTGTTTACCATCCGTGTACTGAatagtaaacacagacaaaagcgAGTGCCACGTCTTGTCCATCACAGATCCTAGTGCCATGTCCTTTATGCTGCTGTGTACTGTTGGAAATCTTATTGAAAAGGGGCCTATGACTTCATCGTTTCCAACCCAAATCTTTCAGCAGGtttattggatggagagcagaaGGAAACATTTGTGCCTGTTTCAATTACCAGTTAtcgtctttatttttcttcattgaGTAAATATCTTCATGCACTTTATGTTTAGGCTtgggtttttaaaaaatggtttCAACACATTTGATGTGTAAGTCTGTATTCGACCACTAGATGGAGGCATAGGGCACCCCTATGGCCTTCCAAGCAGATTCCTGAAGGAGATGCGAGTCATTTACTGCTACAAATATTTGTCCCTCATTCCCGACATTGTAATTCCCACTCATTGGTGACCTGTCTTACAGCGTGTAGGTGTTGTGTGTGGGTGCATTCATAACGGCAAACTGAAACTGAGCACAGCAACAAATCAGCCTTAGTGCTcagaatatttataaaatggtgacattagttgttttttttgtttttgaataatTTAATACCAGTGCCgttcaatttttttctaatgagtttatgtatataaatatatatttcttgttttcttatTGCTCTCAGAAACATGTTATTTTGCACTACTGGGGAATTATTTTTTACCTTATGTCAAAGGAAGAAGTCTGCTGTGAAGGCACAGAGAGGGCCGAAAAGGAATGCTATGATCGATGTAACATGGGAAACTAAAGGTTCTGTCAGTGATCATTCAGTAAGGGAGAATGCATTGCTTATGTTGGCTGTGTGTATGTGAAATTTACCCGGTGTGAATGTCATCAGTGAGACATTTCACCACTGAGTCAGAATATCAAACCAGAGGTAGGTAGATGGAAAAACTCCAAATGGACCAAAAGCGTCTTTCAGGTAGAAGAGCTCAAAATCTAATCGTAGAGATGCAGGTAACTTTGTTGGCACCACCGGTAAAGATGTTCAAAAAgtctaaaaataaattcatcttttattgcttCAGCATAGTCtcacagtaatatttttttaattcaactgtaatttgagtacattttttTTAGTGAGGGGAAAATCTAACATTAGGAAACAACAAAACCACCACTGGTACAATTATTAGTAACCCTGCTGTCAACCCCTTTTTGCCAGCAGGAAGGCCTTCAGTCTATCTAATAAGTTTGGAGTATACAGAGGGAGGGATCTTTGGCCAGTCCTCTTTGTACAATCTTTCTAGATGATCTATCCTGGGTCTTTCTTTTATGCTCTCTtctcttgagttttttttaaataggtcCAATAGGTCCAATGATTGAGATGGAAGAAGATGAATTTGAATCTGATGATGCATTTCTGTGGTTATTTGGACATATACTTTGGATCAATGTCCTGTTGAAAGGCCAaatgatgacccattttcaATTTCCTAGAGACCAACAGATTGGTATTTTGAAATCTCCTGGTATTTCATGAGTGTTCATGTTGTGCACTCTTATACAATTTCTTTGGAAGACAAGCAGACACGCAGCATCACAGGGCCACTACCGTACCTAATATTGGGGATGAGATG
This genomic stretch from Girardinichthys multiradiatus isolate DD_20200921_A chromosome 3, DD_fGirMul_XY1, whole genome shotgun sequence harbors:
- the faxcb gene encoding failed axon connections homolog isoform X2: MNVLLHFRGCSRDYGGIMSALGSDSWWKKTLYITGGALLAAAAYLLHELLAIRKEQELDSKDAIILHQFSRPNNGIPSLSPFCLKIETYLRMLDLPYQNYFDGKLSPQGKMPWIEYNYEQVSGSEFIVDFLEEKLGVNLNKNLTPQEIAVSRAVTKMVEEHLYWTIAYCQWVDNVEETQKLLAMNGPLSDTLKWLLSHLNGSVVRREMYGHGIGRFSKEEVYTLMEKDLRTLATLLGDKKYFMGSKMSTLDATVFGHLAQAMWTLPGTRPEQLIKGELINLAMFCERMRRKFWPEWFVEVEDLYYDGDSESSTSSTPACLLDFGLFSRTDTLDDSDSSSQSARHTHTPSPESDHSLFDSDMGTGSENDIQLKEEIMPDLEV
- the faxcb gene encoding failed axon connections homolog isoform X1, which codes for MHWAAGFASSRPCVVELGRNHSLPLGICGSEQQQSLYGYIIAFPLQDYGGIMSALGSDSWWKKTLYITGGALLAAAAYLLHELLAIRKEQELDSKDAIILHQFSRPNNGIPSLSPFCLKIETYLRMLDLPYQNYFDGKLSPQGKMPWIEYNYEQVSGSEFIVDFLEEKLGVNLNKNLTPQEIAVSRAVTKMVEEHLYWTIAYCQWVDNVEETQKLLAMNGPLSDTLKWLLSHLNGSVVRREMYGHGIGRFSKEEVYTLMEKDLRTLATLLGDKKYFMGSKMSTLDATVFGHLAQAMWTLPGTRPEQLIKGELINLAMFCERMRRKFWPEWFVEVEDLYYDGDSESSTSSTPACLLDFGLFSRTDTLDDSDSSSQSARHTHTPSPESDHSLFDSDMGTGSENDIQLKEEIMPDLEV